The Branchiostoma lanceolatum isolate klBraLanc5 chromosome 3, klBraLanc5.hap2, whole genome shotgun sequence DNA segment TACATTCGATGTGGTATGATGTGGTATGTGTTAGAATGTGGTACTCGGTTTTATAACGCATTTGAATGGTGACAGATATGACATTCCCTGTGATGCGAGCAGTTTGGCGGTGAACTGGTTTATCAAATTTTATGGACAATATTGATTCATAGGCTTTTTAGCTaccctcatgtacatgtatagtatcgTGGCGActtgagattttttttaaacaatagaCTGTGTGCATCAAGCAATGTTGAGTTTATATTCTCTTCAAACTGAATGCTACGTATGCATTCGACAAGGTTCAGTGGATTCACCTGGTATAGCCCAAGGGATCTCtgtgtcagttcctacaccgGACATGTCCTCTGTCACATTACCTGAAACTACAACATGTATAATTAGTTCGCCAATCAGTGAATGATAGATAGCAACATCGTCTCCTTGCGCGTGTACGTGGAACAACGAACAGCATTTACTTTTCTTAGTTCTTCTGTCATTAacgacaaaagtacaaaaatttAGTATAATGACTATGGCCATGAAACTTTAGGTTTGCCTGAATGTATACAAGGAATACTGTACTTATGCCAGTAGTAAAACGATACATGTGCAGAACCTTAGAAGTCTGTTTGATCTATGCAAGACTCACAATGTATGCATTCGTCCTTACCTACGAAATGGACATAAATACAAGTCATCATTTGAATGATAATCTGCCTCACCTTTAGATAAATCTTTGATCTGGCCAAAACCTTCCCTCGATTGCTCACTGGTCTGTCTCTTTCTCTTGGTACCTTAAAAGGAAGATATATTTTGCTTCCATTTCATGTTTTATCATAAAATAAAAGGCTAGGTGCTTATTATTTGCCACAACCATtctttacatgtaacgttaagtcaATTAACAATTTACCATTATGagtctttttttgtcattggtAGACCTTGTACTTAGCACTAAACAGGAATAGTAATGAAGATAAAACCGACTGCTTTACTTACCTGTATGGCACTGATCTGACAGTAGCTGCACAATTTTAATGGCAACATCTGTGATGTCTTCTGCAATGTTGTCATACTGGATACGGTGAGCGAGGGTCTTCTTCAACATGGGGAAACGACTGCCGACCTTTCTGCTGAAGGCTTCAAAGCTGTCTGTGTTCTGATCCAGCCAAATTGGGTAGAATTTCTTTTGATGAAACAATGACAGCTCATACTCTAGTCTGGGCCAGTACTTATCGAGAAGGTGATTACTCATTACAATAGTAACCAGCTTTAAACTCTCACTTGCAAGAGTGGACATTATTTTATCTGAAATGTTCTCTCCTGTGTTGATTGACACCTCATCTAAGAAGATTTCCTCCTCGTGTAGCTTCTGACCCAATAGAGCTTTGTGAAGCGGTCGGACAAATGACTTCTTGTCCTCACCAGCGTGGATGATGAACAGGCTTGGCCCtttccaaagaaaaaatgtaaagatTATTACGCTTAAATAAGTAACAAAGCCAAAAAATCCATCGGCATACGCCCTCTGTATGCTCCTCTCCATTAACCTGCATGAAAATTAATGTAACCATGTAACATGTATTTTGGAAACttacttgtattttcaacatgtatgtcaaaaatagaaaataccTCTTCTGGTGGATAGTTGTATTGGTAAGGAAGCTGGTAGGACGCTGATTTGACTACGACTTGTACTTGCAGACGTCATGGCAGCTGGAACAGGTGCAAAGCCTCCGTGTAAGGTTGACCTAGGTTGACCTAAGGTTTGTGATTGATAAACTATTTcagataacaacaaaaataataaaGGATAATATGATCATCCATCTCCACCACGTATAGAAAATAAGAATGCTGCTGCATCAGATTTTTCACGGACTGAAACTTTTTTACCCTAGCGTTAGACGAACGAGGTCGACCATTTAAGAGCCCCCATTTCATATTGATTTCTAAAGGTTAAGTTTATGAATAAAAAACGACACTTTCTAATCATACATCATGAAATGCGGATTAAGATACTAGTACAAAGAACATAGTTCAAATGTTACGGAATTAGGTGCAAGGACCTATGTCGATGTTGATTACAACCACCCACCCATTCCTGTAGTGGCACAGTTCGGAACAATGCTTTCtgcgtccgccatctttgtttgtgTCCGCAAAATGGGCATATTGCCAGAATTTCACCTGGGGAGTGGGAAACCTGTCTGGGATTGACCTGGACTGACATTTTGGACCGTATTAAATAGCGGAAAAATATTATGGCCTTCATATGCAGTCCAGCGGTAGTCTACTGACGATAAGACAAGTAGTCGGTTTGCTAGTTGACAACATATCGTATACTTAAATGTATGATTGAATAGGCTAAGTCATAAAAACGTTAATGTCCCACCTCTTCCACGGTGTAATATGGTACCTTAGTATTACACCTTACCCTTCTTCCAATGCAATGTACAATACCGGTAGAGACCGATATTGTTTATATCTAGACCGTTGTGAAGTATTTCACGGCACCTGGCACGTAAAAGGGTAACCATTAAGAGACCTTAAAGTGGCCTGAACTTTGACCCTAAGTTTATTGTAAAGGATTGTTTTATATACATGGTTGTGGACATGACAGCTGGGCTTGTATAAGACTTCAAACATTTTGCCTGTGACTCAGATATCTTTAAATTgttaaatacaacatgtttacTTTTGACTTAGTTAAGTATAATATGtgtttacattaaaaaaaaggaaactgacCCCATTTCTCGGAGATTGgcaaaaattatcatctataaAAGCACAATATAACACCTCAAGCGTATTTGAAGCAAATTGAACGCAATTCTGTCATTCTACAGACCAATTTAAATCCCAATCAGGATGACTTACTTGTATCACTTGATTCTTCTTGCAGCATGTCTGCCAGATCAGGATACGTCTCTCGCAGGATTTCACAAAACACGGCAAATGCATTCCGACCTCTGATCTGCAGCAGTCCGATAAGTTCGTCCGCGCGTTCTTCGTGTGATTCCTTACTATTGATGTCCCGTTCCATGGGCGCAAGCAGAATGCTTCGTTCGATCAGTTGGGGGATTACATAGTCCACCCTCAAATCCCGCCTGATATCAGGGAGTCTTCTTTGGAGAATGTCCCGGTGTTTGGACTCCATGGCCACCAGAGTTCAGTTACGTTGCAGAAAGGTTGGCCGATGAATTCAAGGGTTTTTATAGGTTATTACAGGATAACAAACCCCTGCAAATAAAAAACGAGCAACCGACCTAACAGCAGATACTATGACCAAGCCAGTACAAGTTACAAAGGTCAACAACTTTTCCGGCAAGGCAAAATAACATTAGCGCGCTACATCATGAGAAACCAACGCGTCGACGCCATGAACTCAATTGTTGTCAGTTTTCAGACCTTTTCTAGCCTCACCTTAAAGTCCTTGAAGCCTTAATGCCGAGATTGAATAACACTTATGGCCGATTAATGCAGTAAGAGCCCCGTCGTTTTGGTGACTTTGAAAGCAACTACATTTCATGCTGACCGAGTGATGTCGCCATGACCGTTACTTCCGGGTTGATGCCAGTGACGTCACAGCAGGTCGTTGGGTTGTGTAAACAGTCGAGTGATGATAGAAGTGGTCGAAATCGATCAATGCTGCTGTTCGCTACGTAGAAAATAGCAGTTTTTACGACCGTTTCGTCTGATATTCCCTGAGAAACTCTATCACAAACTTTTGCAGCTGACTGAGCTGGGCTTGGTGGATCCCAACTATAAAACTAAACATTTTGATTATCCAATTTATAGCCAAAGATTAAAATCGTCATTCAAGTCATGGGTGCGTAGGCAGAACCAAACGTTTAACCCTTGGCCTTGGAACGAAATATTACTTCCTCAGTGAAACAAAGGTAAAACTGGATGGCCCGTTATTGCCTGTACTAACCCTATAGGGAACTCCTGCCTGGTGTGCCATGATACGtgttttgtttctatttttCTCGTGAGTTCTTATTCTGCAATTACAGGTAATTAAATTTTCTGAATAACACAGATTAGAGATCATGTTTAATGCCATTAGTAAAATCACTATTACAAGTGCCTTTTGTAAGATGTCTGTATATCTAATAATAAGCGGGTCACAGAAAGCTGTGAAAGAGAAATACGGCTGTAAACGTATACAGATATATTTCTTTGTTTAAGAAATGATATATCGATCTCAATACGTGTTTTACGTAAATAGTACCAGCGTTGGTAGTACTTAGCAGCACTCAATAGGTAAGACTACATGTCATAAATGCATCTTATATACACATTAAAAGATTTCTCTATATAACTTTATAAAGCCACAGAGGCATGGCAGGAAAATCACAGTAACACATACAGAGAAATTCTATGAAGACGTAGAATTTTACATGAATCTGAATCTAATGTCTATAGCAATATCGTTCTCACTAGAATACAGTTGATAAGGAAATATCACCAAAACAGCAGTGTTCCCAATGCGTGCATATTTTTTAATTAATTATTTTGCCTGTGATTCAATTAGTGTAAGAGTCCTTGCCTTCATTCCTTAGCTCTGAAATCCCAATCTTATAAAAAGCTGGTTTACACTCATCTAAATTTACAGATTCAAACTGGGAAATGCAGATGGCATAGGTAAAGAGCTACTATAGTTTAAGTTACAAAGTTCAGTACATCAGTAGTACatctcttcttcctcctcagaGTCCTCTTCAGGCGTTTTCAGCATACCGGAAATGTCGTCAGGGGTGATGTCCTCGACGTCAAAGGGCGCCTTTTTCCACTTCCGACAGGTCAGTCTCGTTCCGTCCGGTTTCTCCAGGACGAAAGACTCGATCTTCAGGGTTGGGAAGCTGGCCTTCCTGTACACCATCTGTATTCCCCAGTCTTGTCTGCAGTTTCTGTAGAGAAATGCATGTTGGCTAACTGTGATCCGTAACTTCACCCTaagtgtgtgcgcgtgtgtgtttgtgtgtatgtgtgtgtgtttctatacgtgtgtgtgtgtgtgtgtgtatatgcatgtgtgcgtgcgtgcgtgtgtgtgtgtatgcttcTACCCATATTTATACAAATAAACATTGCAATGCATCCTCTAGTGCTACTTTCATTGTCTCTGGGTCATTTTCATAGTTTGCATAGTTAAAAAATGTCACTGGTGATGGTTCTTACTTGCAGTACACCTTTCCGTTCATTTCCCAGTCATCAATCTTCTTGGGTGGGTGGGGTTTGATTTTGATCCGTTGGGGGAAACTTTTGTCCACCACCACATGGTGATTCTCCTTGATCTTGCGGAAGTCGCTGACATGGCAGGCAAACTCCTTGCACTTTACACAGAGCAGCTTCATCCCCCTCCCATGGACTTTCCTACATCGGAAAAGACAGACAAATTAAAGCTATTATTACGACTTGATTTGTAGCGCTATGAACTGAGGTGTGGAAAGCCACGGGACATATCAAAAGTTATATGTCAAAGTAATCATATCAGATTTGTCACAAAATCACGGACCCTTTGCAGACGTTCTGTGGGTTTGTGTAACATCCACAATCTGCGAAGGAAATCGTTTACACGTTGATGGTGATATTGCAACTATATGACAACAAAACCAAAATTATTTCCAGCTTCTATAAAGTAAATTTTAGACAATAGCGACTGGGCTGGCGGCTGCAACCTACTTGGTTTTCCTCTCTAACTCCTTCAGCGCCTTCGCGAGGTCTCTCTCCTTCTTGGACTCTTCTTGCAGACGTTGGACCTCCTTCATGAAGTCGTCATGCTTCTCCCTCTGCATgtgccacacctggagcatAGCCTTCTCCATCAGCCTCTCCCGAATAGTGTTCAACTGGaattgaatatttttgaaaggTATAAAATGGGCCGTTTCATGCTACAGTTCTTTTGAGTCAGTTCATTTGAGAGTATTTACAGCTGAACAACGTATTCTTGCAGAAGATAGATTCCGCTTCCTAACATCATTATGCGGAACAccagtaatatatatatatatatatataaatatatgtatgtatgtatgtatgtatgtatgtatgtatgtatgtatgtatgtttattaccttcgccgagaaggttatgcagagggtagcgtttgtgtgtagtggcacagcataactcaagaataccttgatggattgtcttggtatttggtatgttggtaggttttgatgagacctaaaaacgattagattttgggccccctagcggcttcttacggtactggagcggaacttcctgttttgatatctcgtgttctggacatgctatggaacttatttttgagtggtagatatatctttggacagagagtaagtggtgtgggtttgggccccctagcggcttttttttaactgcaggagcaggttttgcgtctgactttgaaagggcataactcaagaagggcttgatggatggtaatgatttttggtaggtagatagcttgagtgatgatgtacatgattagacacttcttatgcaaatcagtatctaatttgcataattaatgaggaaagtttatgcaTCCGccaattccatgataggactctgaaacatgtgacatatgtaactgaggaagagagaaatattaatcaatatgaactatgcaaatgaagacctcatttgcataattaatgaggaaatactataacaagatgggcttgatggatggtcatgacttttggtatgtagatagcttgtatgatgcttagtatgattggacaataattatgcaaataagattctaatttgcataattaatgaggcaacgttaaaaatccgctttgtgtcatgatatgactattcaaattgtaactgaggaagagaggaatgtttatagatagaaaatatgctaatgggggcctaatttgcatacttaatgagtaacttctctaattccacactggcaaatgacggcactttcatacatttaatactttttttggcatcgggacgttatgtgaatgtgaacatcgttgaatcaaattttgctaataagggcctcatttgcataattaatgataaatATAAGCATAACCTTTTTTGTTGAGCTCAtgatttgttaagctcatactttggacatgttatacatgtattttaagacaatcaactggtatgatttataattgatgggaaacactcctaatacatcagtcataaaggttaaaatcatttggcgaaggtatgaggtcgtggaactctagtatatATATGTTTTCCGTATTCACCCACATCGCTGCACGAAACAACGACAATACCATCCGAAAGGTAAGTAACTGTACCTTCTCCTTCAGGACATTACCGCCTTCCCTTCCAGCGATCAGCACGGACTTGCTGCCCTCTGCACGACCACGTCCTgaacaaagaaaatagaaataagtACTTTCAAAATGCAACAATATTCTATTCGATGATCAGCAATATCTATGAGAATGAATCAAGTAGTTTAGACTTTATGTTTAGAGGTCTCATGATTAGCAATCATTTTCCCAGATTTTCTAAATCGATGTCAGAAATAGTATCGTGTATCAACATTTTGTTACGTGATCTTACCTCTGGTCTGCACCTTGCCTATCTCGTTGCCGACATAGTCATAGCGGAACACGAAGTTGCACTTGGCGATGTCTATGCCTTCCTCTGCCACAGAGGTTGAGATGACAATTTTGCGGCCACCGGTGGTGAACAGCTCCAGTAGCTCCACCTGCTGATTTTGGGTCATGCCTGCAGTGAACAGGTTTAGATGTGTTCAATCCTCAAAGAACAACATTTGAAAGACCAGCCCTTTACATCAATTGTACTTCCTGACAGATTTACCAACAAACCGAGAGGAATATAATGCTTTCATTATAATTGTCTACCATGTGTCATCAATGGCAACCAACTTACAGATTACTATACGAACATGTTCAGCAAACATTGTGCTGTATCATAATGTTAGGGATGTTGTCTGTAGAATCTAGCTTACCcgaagaaaatgatttttttcatagctTCTGACAATTGAATTTCACAAAGCTTTACCTTCTGAGCATGTTCTGGAATAGAGAAAGTTAACATGAAACCTGATTGCCATGTATCATGAAACCAGCTATGTAAAGTGGCACACATTACGCACTACAAAAAGAAACAGTTACTGGCGAAGGGTTATCACCTCCTGTGCTCTCACTGGCTCCAGCACCCACGAGCCTTCCCGGGTTGAGCTTACAGAGAGCGGGGTCCTCCTTCATCCATGTGAGCAGGGCGATGGTGAGAGCGCGGGTC contains these protein-coding regions:
- the LOC136431188 gene encoding uncharacterized protein isoform X2 is translated as MESKHRDILQRRLPDIRRDLRVDYVIPQLIERSILLAPMERDINSKESHEERADELIGLLQIRGRNAFAVFCEILRETYPDLADMLQEESSDTSQPRSTLHGGFAPVPAAMTSASTSRSQISVLPASLPIQLSTRRGPSLFIIHAGEDKKSFVRPLHKALLGQKLHEEEIFLDEVSINTGENISDKIMSTLASESLKLVTIVMSNHLLDKYWPRLEYELSLFHQKKFYPIWLDQNTDSFEAFSRKVGSRFPMLKKTLAHRIQYDNIAEDITDVAIKIVQLLSDQCHTGTKRKRQTSEQSREGFGQIKDLSKGNVTEDMSGVGTDTEIPWAIPELKARLELIINSPDLTPEAAERIAEIERKLFTPTVLNDPQVYWQVFRTFLGHSAVILKTSIGSLLLILSLFRISDVDKFYHTYSRTESGSLSIELSKLLVSKHFASVIGERSSERLSVRIHVEHGDYQAIRNGLRKGT
- the LOC136431188 gene encoding uncharacterized protein isoform X1, with protein sequence MESKHRDILQRRLPDIRRDLRVDYVIPQLIERSILLAPMERDINSKESHEERADELIGLLQIRGRNAFAVFCEILRETYPDLADMLQEESSDTSQPRSTLHGGFAPVPAAMTSASTSRSQISVLPASLPIQLSTRRGPSLFIIHAGEDKKSFVRPLHKALLGQKLHEEEIFLDEVSINTGENISDKIMSTLASESLKLVTIVMSNHLLDKYWPRLEYELSLFHQKKFYPIWLDQNTDSFEAFSRKVGSRFPMLKKTLAHRIQYDNIAEDITDVAIKIVQLLSDQCHTGTKRKRQTSEQSREGFGQIKDLSKVSGNVTEDMSGVGTDTEIPWAIPELKARLELIINSPDLTPEAAERIAEIERKLFTPTVLNDPQVYWQVFRTFLGHSAVILKTSIGSLLLILSLFRISDVDKFYHTYSRTESGSLSIELSKLLVSKHFASVIGERSSERLSVRIHVEHGDYQAIRNGLRKGT